A genomic segment from Dromaius novaehollandiae isolate bDroNov1 unplaced genomic scaffold, bDroNov1.hap1 HAP1_SCAFFOLD_150, whole genome shotgun sequence encodes:
- the LOC112981175 gene encoding olfactory receptor 10A7-like produces MKSTEGSELRNHTLLTEFVLSGLSSHPELQNLLFFTFCLIYTITVTGNLLIFIVTVHPTLRMPMYFFLRVLSFLDITTASVVVPKMLVSFLSKERSISYMGCATQLYFAIFLTATECYLLAAMAYDRYVAICNPLRYAVVMNRRVCSSLVLLSCLSGNVVSVVQTAWVFTLPFCGPNEIHYFFCDIPPLIMLSCTDTSSYEMQIVTATVLVILIPFCFILLSYICIISNILKISSAEGRQKTFSTCSSHLVVVTLYYGSGTLIYLRPRSIFSQDTKKILAVIYTAIIPMLNPMIYSLRNKEVKGVLIKSIADLKKIYSD; encoded by the coding sequence ATGAAGTCAACTGAGGGATCAGAACTGAGAAACCACACTCTGCTGACTGAATTTGTCCTCTCTGGATTGTCTAGCCATCCAGAACTGCAGAACTTGCTGTTCTTCACATTCTGCTTGATTTATACCATCACTGTCACCGGGAACCTTCTCATCTTCATTGTCACAGTACACCCCACCCTTCGTAtgcccatgtacttcttcctccggGTCCTGTCCTTCCTGGATATCACCACAGCATCAGTTGTTGTTCCCAAGATGCTGGTAAGCTTTCTGTCAAAGGAGAGGAGCATTTCCTACATGGGCTGTGCCACACAGCTCTACTTTGCAATTTTCTTAACAGCCACAGAATGCTACCTTTTGGCAGCCATGGCCTACGACCGTTATGTGGCCATATGTAACCCGCTTAGATATGCAGTTGTTATGAACAGGAGAGTTTGTTCTTCTCTAGTCCTGCTGTCATGCTTGAGTGGTAATGTGGTGTCTGTGGTGCAGACAGCTTGGGTGTTCACACTGCCATTTTGTGGACCCAACGAGATTCACTATTTCTTCTGTGATATTCCCCCACTCATTATGCTTTCCTGCACTGACACCTCTTCATATGAAATGCAGATAGTTACAGCAACGGTCCTTGTCATCCTCATACCATTTTGTTTTATCCTTCTATCCTATATCTGCATCATCTCCAACATTCTGAAGatttcctctgcagaaggcagacAAAAGACCTTCTCCACTTGTTCTTCACACCTTGTTGTTGTAACACTGTATTATGGGAGTGGGACTTTGATTTACTTACGGCCCAGATCCATTTTTTCACAAGACACTAAGAAAATTCTGGCTGTCATATACACAGCCATAATTCCCATGTTAAACCCCATGATTTACAGCTTGAGAAATAAAGAAGTCAAAGGTGTCCTCATCAAAAGTATAGCTGATCTGAAAAAGATATATTCTGATtga